The following are encoded in a window of Harmonia axyridis chromosome 7, icHarAxyr1.1, whole genome shotgun sequence genomic DNA:
- the LOC123684001 gene encoding glycogen synthase kinase-3 beta-like isoform X5: MAPKHLSLSEKNLRESMDAKSEILVSSEHFGRCVCHSLDLVLPKKQANARRLHRRSISTWNLETNSKNKRCAVSAKKKCETEKEKSSLVGCLKLVGKLFGKRKDGNKVTTVVATPGQGPDRPQEVSYTDTKVIGNGSFGVVYQAKLCETNELVAIKKVLQDKRFKNRELQIMRKLEHCNIVKLKYFFYSSGDKKDEVYLNLVLEFIPETVYKVARHYSKSKQTIPISFIKLYMYQLFRSLAYIHSLGICHRDIKPQNLLLDPETGVLKLCDFGSAKHLVRGEPNVSYICSRYYRAPELIFGAIDYTTKIDVWSAGCVLAELLLGQPIFPGDSGVDQLVEIIKVLGTPTKEQIKEMNPNYTEFKFPQIKSHPWQQFLLSKMYMPCTSTNQQKLRVFRVRTPPEAIELVSRLLEYTPSSRISPLQACAHPFFNELREPNTRLPNNNELPPLFNFTEHELSIQPSLNAILIPRGQGGSESTNSPQDGPSSVATEGSDTPVVAAATASGMA, encoded by the exons ATGGCTCCAAAACACCTAAGTCTGAGCGAAAAAAATTTGCGGGAATCTATGGACGCCAAGTCGGAGATTCTGGTGTCCTCGGAGCACTTCGGCAGGTGCGTGTGTCACAGTTTGGACCTGGTGCTGCCCAAGAAGCAGGCAAACGCGAGAAGACTACACAGGAGGTCCATATCTACTTGGAATTTGGAaacaaattcgaaaaataaacgTTGTGCAGTGAGTGCTAAGAAGAAATgtgaaacagagaaggaaaaaTCCAGTTTGGTGGGATGTCTTAAGCTTGTCGGGAAACTTTTTGGTAAAC gtAAGGACGGTAATAAAGTGACGACAGTAGTGGCAACTCCTGGACAGGGACCCGATAGACCTCAGGAAGTTTCCTATACGGATACCAAAGTTATTGGTAATGGCAGCTTCGGCGTCGTATACCAAGCCAAATTATGTGAGACCAACGAGTTGGTCGCTATTAAAAAAGTACTACAAGATAAAAGGTTCAAG aACCGGGAGCTACAGATAATGCGAAAATTAGAACATTGTAATATAGTAAAActtaaatatttcttttactcCAGTGGTGATAAG aaaGATGAAGTGTACCTGAATTTGGTATTGGAGTTTATTCCCGAAACAGTTTATAAGGTAGCCAGGCATTACAGTAAATCCAAGCAGACCATACCAATCAGCTTTATAAAG TTATATATGTATCAGTTGTTCAGATCTTTGGCATACATCCATTCGTTAGGAATCTGTCACAGGGACATAAAACCACAAAACCTGCTTTTGGACCCTGAAACAGGAGTTCTTAAGCTATGCGATTTTGGCAGTGCGAAACACTTGGTCAGGGGCGAGCCGAATGTCTCTTACATCTGCAGCCGTTACTacag GGCTCCAGAGCTGATATTTGGTGCTATCGACTACACAACTAAAATCGACGTTTGGAGTGCGGGCTGTGTCCTGGCGGAATTGCTCTTGGGCCAGCCTATATTCCCCGGCGATTCGGGCGTTGACCAGTTGGTCGAGATCATCAAAGTCCTTGGCACGCCCACGAAAGAGCAGATCAAGGAGATGAATCCCAACTACACCGAATTCAAATTTCCACAGATTAAGTCTCACCCGTGGCAACAG TTCTTGCTGTCAAAAATGTACATGCCCTGCACTAGCACCAACCAACAAAAGTTACGT gtgttCCGTGTACGGACTCCTCCAGAAGCTATAGAACTGGTCTCTAGGCTGCTAGAGTACACACCGTCGTCACGAATAAGCCCCCTACAAGCGTGCGCTCATCCCTTCTTCAATGAGTTACGTGAACCCAACACTCGTCTGCCCAACAACAATGAATTGCCACCTCTGTTCAACTTCACAGAACACG AGTTGAGCATCCAACCTAGCCTCAATGCGATACTCATTCCTAGGGGACAGGGTGGTTCTGAATCGACTAACAGTCCCCAGGATGGTCCCTCAAGTGTGGCTACAGAAGGCAGCGACACACCAGTTGTAGCTGCAGCCACCGCATCCGGTATGGCTTAG
- the LOC123684001 gene encoding glycogen synthase kinase-3 beta-like isoform X6, translating into MAKRRDSQDPLDDESNHFTVSPSKVQSANACRPTWQLDSPRQRIVWQIYVNSEDSHLGKDGNKVTTVVATPGQGPDRPQEVSYTDTKVIGNGSFGVVYQAKLCETNELVAIKKVLQDKRFKNRELQIMRKLEHCNIVKLKYFFYSSGDKRAEIPIPFDMSMSIFMGTSAQKDEVYLNLVLEFIPETVYKVARHYSKSKQTIPISFIKLYMYQLFRSLAYIHSLGICHRDIKPQNLLLDPETGVLKLCDFGSAKHLVRGEPNVSYICSRYYRAPELIFGAIDYTTKIDVWSAGCVLAELLLGQPIFPGDSGVDQLVEIIKVLGTPTKEQIKEMNPNYTEFKFPQIKSHPWQQIHNILHSFPSRMSFLEQSFTIKPTKVFRVRTPPEAIELVSRLLEYTPSSRISPLQACAHPFFNELREPNTRLPNNNELPPLFNFTEHELSIQPSLNAILIPRGQGGSESTNSPQDGPSSVATEGSDTPVVAAATASGMA; encoded by the exons ATGGCCAAACGGAGAGATTCTCAAGATCCTTTGGACGACGAAAGCAATCATTTCACTGTGTCTCCGTCGAAAGTACAATCAG CGAACGCATGTCGTCCAACTTGGCAACTTGACAGTCCCCGTCAAAGAATTGTGTGGCAGATTTACGTAAACTCCGAGGATTCGCATTTAG gtAAGGACGGTAATAAAGTGACGACAGTAGTGGCAACTCCTGGACAGGGACCCGATAGACCTCAGGAAGTTTCCTATACGGATACCAAAGTTATTGGTAATGGCAGCTTCGGCGTCGTATACCAAGCCAAATTATGTGAGACCAACGAGTTGGTCGCTATTAAAAAAGTACTACAAGATAAAAGGTTCAAG aACCGGGAGCTACAGATAATGCGAAAATTAGAACATTGTAATATAGTAAAActtaaatatttcttttactcCAGTGGTGATAAG CGAGCTGAAATACCGATACCATTCGACATGTCAATGTCTATATTCATGGGCACAAGTGCGCAG aaaGATGAAGTGTACCTGAATTTGGTATTGGAGTTTATTCCCGAAACAGTTTATAAGGTAGCCAGGCATTACAGTAAATCCAAGCAGACCATACCAATCAGCTTTATAAAG TTATATATGTATCAGTTGTTCAGATCTTTGGCATACATCCATTCGTTAGGAATCTGTCACAGGGACATAAAACCACAAAACCTGCTTTTGGACCCTGAAACAGGAGTTCTTAAGCTATGCGATTTTGGCAGTGCGAAACACTTGGTCAGGGGCGAGCCGAATGTCTCTTACATCTGCAGCCGTTACTacag GGCTCCAGAGCTGATATTTGGTGCTATCGACTACACAACTAAAATCGACGTTTGGAGTGCGGGCTGTGTCCTGGCGGAATTGCTCTTGGGCCAGCCTATATTCCCCGGCGATTCGGGCGTTGACCAGTTGGTCGAGATCATCAAAGTCCTTGGCACGCCCACGAAAGAGCAGATCAAGGAGATGAATCCCAACTACACCGAATTCAAATTTCCACAGATTAAGTCTCACCCGTGGCAACAG attcatAACATCCTTCACTCATTCCCTAGTCGGATGTCATTTCTTGAACAATCTTTCACAATAAAACCAACTAAG gtgttCCGTGTACGGACTCCTCCAGAAGCTATAGAACTGGTCTCTAGGCTGCTAGAGTACACACCGTCGTCACGAATAAGCCCCCTACAAGCGTGCGCTCATCCCTTCTTCAATGAGTTACGTGAACCCAACACTCGTCTGCCCAACAACAATGAATTGCCACCTCTGTTCAACTTCACAGAACACG AGTTGAGCATCCAACCTAGCCTCAATGCGATACTCATTCCTAGGGGACAGGGTGGTTCTGAATCGACTAACAGTCCCCAGGATGGTCCCTCAAGTGTGGCTACAGAAGGCAGCGACACACCAGTTGTAGCTGCAGCCACCGCATCCGGTATGGCTTAG
- the LOC123684001 gene encoding glycogen synthase kinase-3 beta-like isoform X9, protein MAKRRDSQDPLDDESNHFTVSPSKVQSGKDGNKVTTVVATPGQGPDRPQEVSYTDTKVIGNGSFGVVYQAKLCETNELVAIKKVLQDKRFKNRELQIMRKLEHCNIVKLKYFFYSSGDKRAEIPIPFDMSMSIFMGTSAQKDEVYLNLVLEFIPETVYKVARHYSKSKQTIPISFIKLYMYQLFRSLAYIHSLGICHRDIKPQNLLLDPETGVLKLCDFGSAKHLVRGEPNVSYICSRYYRAPELIFGAIDYTTKIDVWSAGCVLAELLLGQPIFPGDSGVDQLVEIIKVLGTPTKEQIKEMNPNYTEFKFPQIKSHPWQQIHNILHSFPSRMSFLEQSFTIKPTKVFRVRTPPEAIELVSRLLEYTPSSRISPLQACAHPFFNELREPNTRLPNNNELPPLFNFTEHELSIQPSLNAILIPRGQGGSESTNSPQDGPSSVATEGSDTPVVAAATASGMA, encoded by the exons ATGGCCAAACGGAGAGATTCTCAAGATCCTTTGGACGACGAAAGCAATCATTTCACTGTGTCTCCGTCGAAAGTACAATCAG gtAAGGACGGTAATAAAGTGACGACAGTAGTGGCAACTCCTGGACAGGGACCCGATAGACCTCAGGAAGTTTCCTATACGGATACCAAAGTTATTGGTAATGGCAGCTTCGGCGTCGTATACCAAGCCAAATTATGTGAGACCAACGAGTTGGTCGCTATTAAAAAAGTACTACAAGATAAAAGGTTCAAG aACCGGGAGCTACAGATAATGCGAAAATTAGAACATTGTAATATAGTAAAActtaaatatttcttttactcCAGTGGTGATAAG CGAGCTGAAATACCGATACCATTCGACATGTCAATGTCTATATTCATGGGCACAAGTGCGCAG aaaGATGAAGTGTACCTGAATTTGGTATTGGAGTTTATTCCCGAAACAGTTTATAAGGTAGCCAGGCATTACAGTAAATCCAAGCAGACCATACCAATCAGCTTTATAAAG TTATATATGTATCAGTTGTTCAGATCTTTGGCATACATCCATTCGTTAGGAATCTGTCACAGGGACATAAAACCACAAAACCTGCTTTTGGACCCTGAAACAGGAGTTCTTAAGCTATGCGATTTTGGCAGTGCGAAACACTTGGTCAGGGGCGAGCCGAATGTCTCTTACATCTGCAGCCGTTACTacag GGCTCCAGAGCTGATATTTGGTGCTATCGACTACACAACTAAAATCGACGTTTGGAGTGCGGGCTGTGTCCTGGCGGAATTGCTCTTGGGCCAGCCTATATTCCCCGGCGATTCGGGCGTTGACCAGTTGGTCGAGATCATCAAAGTCCTTGGCACGCCCACGAAAGAGCAGATCAAGGAGATGAATCCCAACTACACCGAATTCAAATTTCCACAGATTAAGTCTCACCCGTGGCAACAG attcatAACATCCTTCACTCATTCCCTAGTCGGATGTCATTTCTTGAACAATCTTTCACAATAAAACCAACTAAG gtgttCCGTGTACGGACTCCTCCAGAAGCTATAGAACTGGTCTCTAGGCTGCTAGAGTACACACCGTCGTCACGAATAAGCCCCCTACAAGCGTGCGCTCATCCCTTCTTCAATGAGTTACGTGAACCCAACACTCGTCTGCCCAACAACAATGAATTGCCACCTCTGTTCAACTTCACAGAACACG AGTTGAGCATCCAACCTAGCCTCAATGCGATACTCATTCCTAGGGGACAGGGTGGTTCTGAATCGACTAACAGTCCCCAGGATGGTCCCTCAAGTGTGGCTACAGAAGGCAGCGACACACCAGTTGTAGCTGCAGCCACCGCATCCGGTATGGCTTAG
- the LOC123684001 gene encoding glycogen synthase kinase-3 beta-like isoform X10 — MIIYTYAVYSTLGKIVNLLLCDARTGKDGNKVTTVVATPGQGPDRPQEVSYTDTKVIGNGSFGVVYQAKLCETNELVAIKKVLQDKRFKNRELQIMRKLEHCNIVKLKYFFYSSGDKRAEIPIPFDMSMSIFMGTSAQKDEVYLNLVLEFIPETVYKVARHYSKSKQTIPISFIKLYMYQLFRSLAYIHSLGICHRDIKPQNLLLDPETGVLKLCDFGSAKHLVRGEPNVSYICSRYYRAPELIFGAIDYTTKIDVWSAGCVLAELLLGQPIFPGDSGVDQLVEIIKVLGTPTKEQIKEMNPNYTEFKFPQIKSHPWQQIHNILHSFPSRMSFLEQSFTIKPTKVFRVRTPPEAIELVSRLLEYTPSSRISPLQACAHPFFNELREPNTRLPNNNELPPLFNFTEHELSIQPSLNAILIPRGQGGSESTNSPQDGPSSVATEGSDTPVVAAATASGMA; from the exons ATGATAATCTACACGTACGCCGTCTATTCCACCCTCGGGAAGATCGTCAACCTCCTGCTGTGTGACGCAAGAACAG gtAAGGACGGTAATAAAGTGACGACAGTAGTGGCAACTCCTGGACAGGGACCCGATAGACCTCAGGAAGTTTCCTATACGGATACCAAAGTTATTGGTAATGGCAGCTTCGGCGTCGTATACCAAGCCAAATTATGTGAGACCAACGAGTTGGTCGCTATTAAAAAAGTACTACAAGATAAAAGGTTCAAG aACCGGGAGCTACAGATAATGCGAAAATTAGAACATTGTAATATAGTAAAActtaaatatttcttttactcCAGTGGTGATAAG CGAGCTGAAATACCGATACCATTCGACATGTCAATGTCTATATTCATGGGCACAAGTGCGCAG aaaGATGAAGTGTACCTGAATTTGGTATTGGAGTTTATTCCCGAAACAGTTTATAAGGTAGCCAGGCATTACAGTAAATCCAAGCAGACCATACCAATCAGCTTTATAAAG TTATATATGTATCAGTTGTTCAGATCTTTGGCATACATCCATTCGTTAGGAATCTGTCACAGGGACATAAAACCACAAAACCTGCTTTTGGACCCTGAAACAGGAGTTCTTAAGCTATGCGATTTTGGCAGTGCGAAACACTTGGTCAGGGGCGAGCCGAATGTCTCTTACATCTGCAGCCGTTACTacag GGCTCCAGAGCTGATATTTGGTGCTATCGACTACACAACTAAAATCGACGTTTGGAGTGCGGGCTGTGTCCTGGCGGAATTGCTCTTGGGCCAGCCTATATTCCCCGGCGATTCGGGCGTTGACCAGTTGGTCGAGATCATCAAAGTCCTTGGCACGCCCACGAAAGAGCAGATCAAGGAGATGAATCCCAACTACACCGAATTCAAATTTCCACAGATTAAGTCTCACCCGTGGCAACAG attcatAACATCCTTCACTCATTCCCTAGTCGGATGTCATTTCTTGAACAATCTTTCACAATAAAACCAACTAAG gtgttCCGTGTACGGACTCCTCCAGAAGCTATAGAACTGGTCTCTAGGCTGCTAGAGTACACACCGTCGTCACGAATAAGCCCCCTACAAGCGTGCGCTCATCCCTTCTTCAATGAGTTACGTGAACCCAACACTCGTCTGCCCAACAACAATGAATTGCCACCTCTGTTCAACTTCACAGAACACG AGTTGAGCATCCAACCTAGCCTCAATGCGATACTCATTCCTAGGGGACAGGGTGGTTCTGAATCGACTAACAGTCCCCAGGATGGTCCCTCAAGTGTGGCTACAGAAGGCAGCGACACACCAGTTGTAGCTGCAGCCACCGCATCCGGTATGGCTTAG
- the LOC123684001 gene encoding glycogen synthase kinase-3 beta-like isoform X2 → MAPKHLSLSEKNLRESMDAKSEILVSSEHFGRCVCHSLDLVLPKKQANARRLHRRSISTWNLETNSKNKRCAVSAKKKCETEKEKSSLVGCLKLVGKLFGKRKDGNKVTTVVATPGQGPDRPQEVSYTDTKVIGNGSFGVVYQAKLCETNELVAIKKVLQDKRFKNRELQIMRKLEHCNIVKLKYFFYSSGDKRAEIPIPFDMSMSIFMGTSAQKDEVYLNLVLEFIPETVYKVARHYSKSKQTIPISFIKLYMYQLFRSLAYIHSLGICHRDIKPQNLLLDPETGVLKLCDFGSAKHLVRGEPNVSYICSRYYRAPELIFGAIDYTTKIDVWSAGCVLAELLLGQPIFPGDSGVDQLVEIIKVLGTPTKEQIKEMNPNYTEFKFPQIKSHPWQQFLLSKMYMPCTSTNQQKLRVFRVRTPPEAIELVSRLLEYTPSSRISPLQACAHPFFNELREPNTRLPNNNELPPLFNFTEHELSIQPSLNAILIPRGQGGSESTNSPQDGPSSVATEGSDTPVVAAATASGMA, encoded by the exons ATGGCTCCAAAACACCTAAGTCTGAGCGAAAAAAATTTGCGGGAATCTATGGACGCCAAGTCGGAGATTCTGGTGTCCTCGGAGCACTTCGGCAGGTGCGTGTGTCACAGTTTGGACCTGGTGCTGCCCAAGAAGCAGGCAAACGCGAGAAGACTACACAGGAGGTCCATATCTACTTGGAATTTGGAaacaaattcgaaaaataaacgTTGTGCAGTGAGTGCTAAGAAGAAATgtgaaacagagaaggaaaaaTCCAGTTTGGTGGGATGTCTTAAGCTTGTCGGGAAACTTTTTGGTAAAC gtAAGGACGGTAATAAAGTGACGACAGTAGTGGCAACTCCTGGACAGGGACCCGATAGACCTCAGGAAGTTTCCTATACGGATACCAAAGTTATTGGTAATGGCAGCTTCGGCGTCGTATACCAAGCCAAATTATGTGAGACCAACGAGTTGGTCGCTATTAAAAAAGTACTACAAGATAAAAGGTTCAAG aACCGGGAGCTACAGATAATGCGAAAATTAGAACATTGTAATATAGTAAAActtaaatatttcttttactcCAGTGGTGATAAG CGAGCTGAAATACCGATACCATTCGACATGTCAATGTCTATATTCATGGGCACAAGTGCGCAG aaaGATGAAGTGTACCTGAATTTGGTATTGGAGTTTATTCCCGAAACAGTTTATAAGGTAGCCAGGCATTACAGTAAATCCAAGCAGACCATACCAATCAGCTTTATAAAG TTATATATGTATCAGTTGTTCAGATCTTTGGCATACATCCATTCGTTAGGAATCTGTCACAGGGACATAAAACCACAAAACCTGCTTTTGGACCCTGAAACAGGAGTTCTTAAGCTATGCGATTTTGGCAGTGCGAAACACTTGGTCAGGGGCGAGCCGAATGTCTCTTACATCTGCAGCCGTTACTacag GGCTCCAGAGCTGATATTTGGTGCTATCGACTACACAACTAAAATCGACGTTTGGAGTGCGGGCTGTGTCCTGGCGGAATTGCTCTTGGGCCAGCCTATATTCCCCGGCGATTCGGGCGTTGACCAGTTGGTCGAGATCATCAAAGTCCTTGGCACGCCCACGAAAGAGCAGATCAAGGAGATGAATCCCAACTACACCGAATTCAAATTTCCACAGATTAAGTCTCACCCGTGGCAACAG TTCTTGCTGTCAAAAATGTACATGCCCTGCACTAGCACCAACCAACAAAAGTTACGT gtgttCCGTGTACGGACTCCTCCAGAAGCTATAGAACTGGTCTCTAGGCTGCTAGAGTACACACCGTCGTCACGAATAAGCCCCCTACAAGCGTGCGCTCATCCCTTCTTCAATGAGTTACGTGAACCCAACACTCGTCTGCCCAACAACAATGAATTGCCACCTCTGTTCAACTTCACAGAACACG AGTTGAGCATCCAACCTAGCCTCAATGCGATACTCATTCCTAGGGGACAGGGTGGTTCTGAATCGACTAACAGTCCCCAGGATGGTCCCTCAAGTGTGGCTACAGAAGGCAGCGACACACCAGTTGTAGCTGCAGCCACCGCATCCGGTATGGCTTAG
- the LOC123684001 gene encoding glycogen synthase kinase-3 beta-like isoform X8: MSGRPRTTSFAEGNKQPLNPPIGGMKISSISSKDGNKVTTVVATPGQGPDRPQEVSYTDTKVIGNGSFGVVYQAKLCETNELVAIKKVLQDKRFKNRELQIMRKLEHCNIVKLKYFFYSSGDKRAEIPIPFDMSMSIFMGTSAQKDEVYLNLVLEFIPETVYKVARHYSKSKQTIPISFIKLYMYQLFRSLAYIHSLGICHRDIKPQNLLLDPETGVLKLCDFGSAKHLVRGEPNVSYICSRYYRAPELIFGAIDYTTKIDVWSAGCVLAELLLGQPIFPGDSGVDQLVEIIKVLGTPTKEQIKEMNPNYTEFKFPQIKSHPWQQIHNILHSFPSRMSFLEQSFTIKPTKVFRVRTPPEAIELVSRLLEYTPSSRISPLQACAHPFFNELREPNTRLPNNNELPPLFNFTEHELSIQPSLNAILIPRGQGGSESTNSPQDGPSSVATEGSDTPVVAAATASGMA, encoded by the exons gtAAGGACGGTAATAAAGTGACGACAGTAGTGGCAACTCCTGGACAGGGACCCGATAGACCTCAGGAAGTTTCCTATACGGATACCAAAGTTATTGGTAATGGCAGCTTCGGCGTCGTATACCAAGCCAAATTATGTGAGACCAACGAGTTGGTCGCTATTAAAAAAGTACTACAAGATAAAAGGTTCAAG aACCGGGAGCTACAGATAATGCGAAAATTAGAACATTGTAATATAGTAAAActtaaatatttcttttactcCAGTGGTGATAAG CGAGCTGAAATACCGATACCATTCGACATGTCAATGTCTATATTCATGGGCACAAGTGCGCAG aaaGATGAAGTGTACCTGAATTTGGTATTGGAGTTTATTCCCGAAACAGTTTATAAGGTAGCCAGGCATTACAGTAAATCCAAGCAGACCATACCAATCAGCTTTATAAAG TTATATATGTATCAGTTGTTCAGATCTTTGGCATACATCCATTCGTTAGGAATCTGTCACAGGGACATAAAACCACAAAACCTGCTTTTGGACCCTGAAACAGGAGTTCTTAAGCTATGCGATTTTGGCAGTGCGAAACACTTGGTCAGGGGCGAGCCGAATGTCTCTTACATCTGCAGCCGTTACTacag GGCTCCAGAGCTGATATTTGGTGCTATCGACTACACAACTAAAATCGACGTTTGGAGTGCGGGCTGTGTCCTGGCGGAATTGCTCTTGGGCCAGCCTATATTCCCCGGCGATTCGGGCGTTGACCAGTTGGTCGAGATCATCAAAGTCCTTGGCACGCCCACGAAAGAGCAGATCAAGGAGATGAATCCCAACTACACCGAATTCAAATTTCCACAGATTAAGTCTCACCCGTGGCAACAG attcatAACATCCTTCACTCATTCCCTAGTCGGATGTCATTTCTTGAACAATCTTTCACAATAAAACCAACTAAG gtgttCCGTGTACGGACTCCTCCAGAAGCTATAGAACTGGTCTCTAGGCTGCTAGAGTACACACCGTCGTCACGAATAAGCCCCCTACAAGCGTGCGCTCATCCCTTCTTCAATGAGTTACGTGAACCCAACACTCGTCTGCCCAACAACAATGAATTGCCACCTCTGTTCAACTTCACAGAACACG AGTTGAGCATCCAACCTAGCCTCAATGCGATACTCATTCCTAGGGGACAGGGTGGTTCTGAATCGACTAACAGTCCCCAGGATGGTCCCTCAAGTGTGGCTACAGAAGGCAGCGACACACCAGTTGTAGCTGCAGCCACCGCATCCGGTATGGCTTAG
- the LOC123684001 gene encoding protein kinase shaggy-like isoform X14, whose amino-acid sequence MSGRPRTTSFAEGNKQPLNPPIGGMKISSISSKDGNKVTTVVATPGQGPDRPQEVSYTDTKVIGNGSFGVVYQAKLCETNELVAIKKVLQDKRFKNRELQIMRKLEHCNIVKLKYFFYSSGDKKDEVYLNLVLEFIPETVYKVARHYSKSKQTIPISFIKLYMYQLFRSLAYIHSLGICHRDIKPQNLLLDPETGVLKLCDFGSAKHLVRGEPNVSYICSRYYRAPELIFGAIDYTTKIDVWSAGCVLAELLLGQPIFPGDSGVDQLVEIIKVLGTPTKEQIKEMNPNYTEFKFPQIKSHPWQQVFRVRTPPEAIELVSRLLEYTPSSRISPLQACAHPFFNELREPNTRLPNNNELPPLFNFTEHELSIQPSLNAILIPRGQGGSESTNSPQDGPSSVATEGSDTPVVAAATASGMA is encoded by the exons gtAAGGACGGTAATAAAGTGACGACAGTAGTGGCAACTCCTGGACAGGGACCCGATAGACCTCAGGAAGTTTCCTATACGGATACCAAAGTTATTGGTAATGGCAGCTTCGGCGTCGTATACCAAGCCAAATTATGTGAGACCAACGAGTTGGTCGCTATTAAAAAAGTACTACAAGATAAAAGGTTCAAG aACCGGGAGCTACAGATAATGCGAAAATTAGAACATTGTAATATAGTAAAActtaaatatttcttttactcCAGTGGTGATAAG aaaGATGAAGTGTACCTGAATTTGGTATTGGAGTTTATTCCCGAAACAGTTTATAAGGTAGCCAGGCATTACAGTAAATCCAAGCAGACCATACCAATCAGCTTTATAAAG TTATATATGTATCAGTTGTTCAGATCTTTGGCATACATCCATTCGTTAGGAATCTGTCACAGGGACATAAAACCACAAAACCTGCTTTTGGACCCTGAAACAGGAGTTCTTAAGCTATGCGATTTTGGCAGTGCGAAACACTTGGTCAGGGGCGAGCCGAATGTCTCTTACATCTGCAGCCGTTACTacag GGCTCCAGAGCTGATATTTGGTGCTATCGACTACACAACTAAAATCGACGTTTGGAGTGCGGGCTGTGTCCTGGCGGAATTGCTCTTGGGCCAGCCTATATTCCCCGGCGATTCGGGCGTTGACCAGTTGGTCGAGATCATCAAAGTCCTTGGCACGCCCACGAAAGAGCAGATCAAGGAGATGAATCCCAACTACACCGAATTCAAATTTCCACAGATTAAGTCTCACCCGTGGCAACAG gtgttCCGTGTACGGACTCCTCCAGAAGCTATAGAACTGGTCTCTAGGCTGCTAGAGTACACACCGTCGTCACGAATAAGCCCCCTACAAGCGTGCGCTCATCCCTTCTTCAATGAGTTACGTGAACCCAACACTCGTCTGCCCAACAACAATGAATTGCCACCTCTGTTCAACTTCACAGAACACG AGTTGAGCATCCAACCTAGCCTCAATGCGATACTCATTCCTAGGGGACAGGGTGGTTCTGAATCGACTAACAGTCCCCAGGATGGTCCCTCAAGTGTGGCTACAGAAGGCAGCGACACACCAGTTGTAGCTGCAGCCACCGCATCCGGTATGGCTTAG